One window from the genome of Hippoglossus hippoglossus isolate fHipHip1 chromosome 6, fHipHip1.pri, whole genome shotgun sequence encodes:
- the sin3aa gene encoding SIN3 transcription regulator family member Aa isoform X1: MPAEGGVSNQFCYKHESGVRSLFPGSLSAHKYEFIMKRRLEDQETVFASQQRRLAGNAEAFQHRVLAPAPAPAVYEAVSDNMQPTAGVQYSVPQGYQVPTVAQNSGGHGHPPSPAVHGGSHHHSPAVQPHGPSVMSGHGHTAAPQASAQGQQQFQRLKVEDALSYLDQVKLQFGNHPQVYNDFLDIMKEFKSQSIDTPGVISRVSQLFKGHPDLIMGFNTFLPPGYKIEVQNNDLVNVTTPGQIHHITPHGISVQNIPLTGTNTQHQAQLPSAPTTTAPPLLTQSTPAKMSKPLQPQALTPSSQSNPSIPAYTSPRSPPMQLHPPLSGTPTGPPMQNNQPVEFNHAINYVNKIKNRFQGQPDIYKAFLEILHTYQKEQRNAKEAGGNYTPALTEQEVYAQVARLFKNQEDLLSEFGQFLPDANSSLLLNKTTAEKAESVRNDHGGTAKKMQLNNKQRPNQNGCQIRRHPTPGSTPPVKKKPKLLNLKDSSVTEANKHGVGTESLFFEKVRKALRSAEAYDNFLRCLVIFNQEVISRAELVQLVLPFLGKFPELFNWFKNFLGYREMSHIETYPKERATEGIAMEIDYASCKRLGSSYRALPKSYQQPKCTGRTPLCKEVLNDTWVSFPSWSEDSTFVSSKKTQYEEHIYRCEDERFELDVVLETNLATIRALETVQRKLSRMSAEEQAKFRLDNTLGGSSEVVHRKAIQRIYGDKAPDIIDGLKKNPAASVPLVLKRLKTKEDEWREAQRGFNKIWRETNEKYYLKSLDHQGINFKQNDTKVLRSKSLLNEIESIYDERQEQASEENTGPPIGPHLTLAYEDSQILEDAAALIIHHVKRQTSIQKEEKYKIKQIIYHFVPDMLFSQRGELSEVEEEEEEEEEMDLEEGASKKHNGVPGSGSPSKAKLLFSNTAAQKLRGCDDAYNLFYVNNNWYIFLRLHQTLCSRLLRLYGQAERQIEEEVRERDWEKEVLGLKKEKNDNPAIQLRLKEPMEIEVEDYYSAFLEMVRNHLDGNMDASQYEDSLREMFTINAYIAFTMDKLIQSIVRQLQHMVSDEICVQVTDLYLAESANGASGGTMSTQSSRSSAESMYQRKAEQLMSDENCFKVMFLRNRGQVQLMVELLDTEEENSDEPMEAERWSDYVGRYLNPDSTTPELREHLAQKPVFLTRNLRRIRKYQKGREQLDKEACEGGKKSLEKEKMECMFKLNSYKMVYVFKSEDYMYRRTALLRAHQSHERVSTRLHNRFQAWVDAWAKVNVTRDMGSETNKWLMGERREGLLPCTTARHPEVVHFVNINKYRVKYGTASKTP, encoded by the exons ATGCCAGCCGAGGGGGGCGTCTCCAACCAATTTTGTTACAAACACGAATCCGGAGTAAGGAGTCTTTTTCCTGG GTCTCTCAGCGCTCACAAGTATGAGTTCATAATGAAGCGGCGACTGGAGGATCAGGAAACAGTTTTTGCATCGCAGCAGCGGCGCCTCGCTGGCAACGCGGAGGCTTTCCAGCATCGTGTCCTGGCCCCTGCTCCAGCCCCAGCTGTGTATGAGGCCGTGTCCGACAACATGCAGCCCACAGCAGGTGTCCAGTACTCCGTCCCCCAGGGATATCAG GTTCCCACCGTGGCCCAGAACAGCGGTGGGCATGGGCACCCCCCGAGCCCAGCAGTCCATGGGGGGTCCCACCACCACAGCCCGGCAGTGCAACCCCATGGGCCCTCGGTGATGTCGGGACATGGCCATACGGCTGCTCCTCAAGCCTCAGCTCAGGGCCAGCAGCAGTTTCAGAGGCTCAAG GTGGAAGATGCTTTGTCTTACTTGGATCAAGTGAAACTACAGTTCGGCAACCATCCTCAGGTCTACAATGACTTTTTGGACATAATGAAAGAGTTCAAGTCTCAAAG TATTGACACTCCAGGGGTCATCAGCAGAGTGTCGCAGCTGTTCAAAGGTCACCCCGACCTCATCATGGGCTTCAACACCTTCCTGCCGCCAGGCTACAAGATCGAGGTCCAGAACAATGACTTGGTGAACGTGACGACACCGGGTCAAATCCACCACATCACCCCGCACGGCATTTCAGTCCAGAACATCCCCTTAACAGGAACAAATACCCAACACCAGGCACAGCTGCCGTCTGCACCAACCACCACCGCTCCACCCCTTCTCACACAGTCTACCCCTGCCAAGATGAGCAAG CCTCTCCAGCCCCAGGCCTTGACACCGAGCAGCCAGAGCAATCCGTCCATCCCTGCGTACACCTCTCCCCGCTCCCCGCCCATGCAGCTCCACCCACCACTCAGCGGGACCCCCACCGGTCCACCCATGCAGAACAACCAGCCTGTGGAGTTCAACCACGCCATCAACTACGTCAACAAGATCAAGAACCGCTTTCAGGGCCAGCCCGACATTTACAAAGCATTCCTGGAGATCCTGCACACGTACCAG AAGGAGCAGCGTAACGCAAAGGAGGCTGGAGGGAACTACACACCGGCTCTGACGGAGCAGGAGGTGTACGCTCAGGTAGCCAGGCTCTTCAAGAACCAAGAGGACCTGCTATCAGAGTTTGGGCAGTTTCTACCTGATGCCAACAGTTCATTG CTGTTAAATAAGACCACAGCTGAGAAGGCAGAGTCTGTACGGAACGACCACGGTGGCACCGCCAAAAAGATGCAGCTCAACAACAAACAGAGGCCCAATCAGAACGGCTGTCAGATCCGACGGCATCCAACTCCTGGGTCCACACCACCTGTTAAG AAGAAGCCCAAGTTACTGAATTTGAAAGATTCTTCAGTCACAGAAGCCAACAAGCATGGAGTCGGCACAGAATCTCTGTTCTTTGAGAAG GTGCGCAAAGCCTTGCGAAGTGCGGAGGCTTATGACAACTTCCTGCGGTGTCTGGTCATCTTTAATCAGGAGGTGATCTCCAGGGCTGAACTGGTGCAGCTGGTGCTGCCCTTCTTGGG AAAATTCCCAGAGCTGTTCAACTGGTTTAAGAACTTCTTGGGATATCGGGAAATGTCCCACATCGAAACATACCCAAAGGAACGGGCCACCGAGGGCATCGCCATGGAGATCGATTATGCCTCCTGTAAGAGACTAGGCTCCAGTTACAGAGCTCTGCCCAAAAGCTACCAGCAGCCCAAATGCACTGGGAGAACTCCACTTTGTaaagag GTCCTAAATGACACCTGGGTGTCCTTCCCCTCCTGGTCTGAGGACTCAACGTTTGTCAGCTCCAAGAAGACCCAGTACGAGGAGCATATCTACAGATGTGAGGACGAGCGCTTTGAG TTGGATGTTGTATTGGAAACCAACCTGGCCACCATCAGAGCCTTGGAAACGGTGCAACGCAAGTTGTCCCGCATGTCTGCTGAGGAGCAGGCCAAGTTCCGCTTGGACAACACACTGGGTGGCTCCTCTGAGGTTGTTCACCGCAAGGCCATCCAGAGGATATACGGAGACAAAGCGCCTGACATCATCGACGGTCTTAAGAAAAACCCTGCAGCTTCTGTTCCCCTCGTGTTAAAGAG GTTAAAGACAAAGGAGGACGAGTGGCGGGAAGCCCAGCGAGGCTTCAACAAGATATGGAGGGAGACGAACGAGAAGTATTACCTCAAGTCTCTCGACCATCAAGGCATCAACTTCAAACAGAATGACACCAAAGTGCTTCGATCCAAGTCCCTGCTAAATGAAATCGAAAGCATCTATGATGAg CGTCAGGAGCAGGCCTCAGAGGAAAACACCGGTCCACCCATAGGACCTCACCTGACACTGGCCTATGAGGACAGTCAGATCCTGGAGGACGCAGCAGCACTCATCATTCACCATGTCAAGCGGCAGACGAGCATTCAGAAGGAGGAAAAATACAAGATCAAACAGATCATCTACCACTTTGTCCCCGACATGCTGTTCTCCCAGCGCGGCGAGCTCTcggaggtagaggaggaagaggaggaggaggaggagatggatcTGGAGGAAGGAGCTTCCAAAAAGCACAACGGCGTCCCCGGCAGCGGGAGCCCCTCCAAGGCCAAGTTGCTTTTCAGCAACACAGCAGCGCAGAAGCTGCGCGGCTGCGACGACGCCTACAACCTCTTCTACGTCAACAACAACTGGTACATCTTCCTGCGACTGCACCAGACGCTGTGCTCGCGCCTGCTGAGGCTGTACGGGCAGGCTGAGCGACAGATcgaggaggaggtcagagaaCGAGACTGGGAGAAGGAGGTCCTGGGACTCAAGAAGGAGAAGAACGACAATCCAGCCATCCAGCTGAGACTGAAGGAGCCCA TGGAAATTGAGGTGGAGGATTACTACTCAGCCTTCTTGGAGATGGTTAGAAATCATCTGGATGGAAACATGGACGCTTCCCAGTACGAGGACTCTCTGAGGGAAATGTTCACCATCAACGCCTACATCGCCTTCACAATGGACAAGCTCATCCAAAGCATCGTCCGGCAG CTTCAGCACATGGTGAGCGACGAGATCTGCGTCCAAGTCACAGACCTCTACCTGGCAGAGAGCGCCAACGGGGCCAGCGGAGGAACCATGTCCACCCAGTCTTCAAGGAGCTCTGCTGAGTCCATGTACCAGCGGAAAGCTGAACAGCTTATGTCTGACGAGAACTGCTTCAAG GTGATGTTTTTGAGAAACCGGGGGCAGGTGCAGCTCATGGTGGAGCTActggacacagaggaggagaactCAGACGAGCCCATGGAGGCTGAG CGTTGGTCGGATTATGTTGGACGCTACTTAAACCCAGACTCCACCACGCCTGAGTTGAGGGAGCACCTCGCTCAGAAGCCCGTTTTTCTTACCAG GAATTTGAGACGGATCAGAAAGTACCAGAAAGGCCGAGAGCAGCTGGACAAGGAGGCCTGCGAGGGCGGCAAGAAATCcctggaaaaagagaaaatggagTGTATGTTCAAGCTCAACTCTTATAAGATGGTCTACGTCTTCAAGTCGGAGGATTATATGTACCGACGCACTGCCCTGCTGCGAGCTCACCAG tcACATGAGAGGGTGAGCACGCGGCTGCACAATCGCTTCCAGGCCTGGGTGGATGCCTGGGCCAAGGTGAACGTCACCCGTGACATGGGCTCCGAGACCAACAAGTGGCTGATGGGTGAACGGCGTGAAGGCCTATTACCTTGCACCAC
- the sin3aa gene encoding SIN3 transcription regulator family member Aa isoform X2: MKRRLEDQETVFASQQRRLAGNAEAFQHRVLAPAPAPAVYEAVSDNMQPTAGVQYSVPQGYQVPTVAQNSGGHGHPPSPAVHGGSHHHSPAVQPHGPSVMSGHGHTAAPQASAQGQQQFQRLKVEDALSYLDQVKLQFGNHPQVYNDFLDIMKEFKSQSIDTPGVISRVSQLFKGHPDLIMGFNTFLPPGYKIEVQNNDLVNVTTPGQIHHITPHGISVQNIPLTGTNTQHQAQLPSAPTTTAPPLLTQSTPAKMSKPLQPQALTPSSQSNPSIPAYTSPRSPPMQLHPPLSGTPTGPPMQNNQPVEFNHAINYVNKIKNRFQGQPDIYKAFLEILHTYQKEQRNAKEAGGNYTPALTEQEVYAQVARLFKNQEDLLSEFGQFLPDANSSLLLNKTTAEKAESVRNDHGGTAKKMQLNNKQRPNQNGCQIRRHPTPGSTPPVKKKPKLLNLKDSSVTEANKHGVGTESLFFEKVRKALRSAEAYDNFLRCLVIFNQEVISRAELVQLVLPFLGKFPELFNWFKNFLGYREMSHIETYPKERATEGIAMEIDYASCKRLGSSYRALPKSYQQPKCTGRTPLCKEVLNDTWVSFPSWSEDSTFVSSKKTQYEEHIYRCEDERFELDVVLETNLATIRALETVQRKLSRMSAEEQAKFRLDNTLGGSSEVVHRKAIQRIYGDKAPDIIDGLKKNPAASVPLVLKRLKTKEDEWREAQRGFNKIWRETNEKYYLKSLDHQGINFKQNDTKVLRSKSLLNEIESIYDERQEQASEENTGPPIGPHLTLAYEDSQILEDAAALIIHHVKRQTSIQKEEKYKIKQIIYHFVPDMLFSQRGELSEVEEEEEEEEEMDLEEGASKKHNGVPGSGSPSKAKLLFSNTAAQKLRGCDDAYNLFYVNNNWYIFLRLHQTLCSRLLRLYGQAERQIEEEVRERDWEKEVLGLKKEKNDNPAIQLRLKEPMEIEVEDYYSAFLEMVRNHLDGNMDASQYEDSLREMFTINAYIAFTMDKLIQSIVRQLQHMVSDEICVQVTDLYLAESANGASGGTMSTQSSRSSAESMYQRKAEQLMSDENCFKVMFLRNRGQVQLMVELLDTEEENSDEPMEAERWSDYVGRYLNPDSTTPELREHLAQKPVFLTRNLRRIRKYQKGREQLDKEACEGGKKSLEKEKMECMFKLNSYKMVYVFKSEDYMYRRTALLRAHQSHERVSTRLHNRFQAWVDAWAKVNVTRDMGSETNKWLMGERREGLLPCTTARHPEVVHFVNINKYRVKYGTASKTP, translated from the exons ATGAAGCGGCGACTGGAGGATCAGGAAACAGTTTTTGCATCGCAGCAGCGGCGCCTCGCTGGCAACGCGGAGGCTTTCCAGCATCGTGTCCTGGCCCCTGCTCCAGCCCCAGCTGTGTATGAGGCCGTGTCCGACAACATGCAGCCCACAGCAGGTGTCCAGTACTCCGTCCCCCAGGGATATCAG GTTCCCACCGTGGCCCAGAACAGCGGTGGGCATGGGCACCCCCCGAGCCCAGCAGTCCATGGGGGGTCCCACCACCACAGCCCGGCAGTGCAACCCCATGGGCCCTCGGTGATGTCGGGACATGGCCATACGGCTGCTCCTCAAGCCTCAGCTCAGGGCCAGCAGCAGTTTCAGAGGCTCAAG GTGGAAGATGCTTTGTCTTACTTGGATCAAGTGAAACTACAGTTCGGCAACCATCCTCAGGTCTACAATGACTTTTTGGACATAATGAAAGAGTTCAAGTCTCAAAG TATTGACACTCCAGGGGTCATCAGCAGAGTGTCGCAGCTGTTCAAAGGTCACCCCGACCTCATCATGGGCTTCAACACCTTCCTGCCGCCAGGCTACAAGATCGAGGTCCAGAACAATGACTTGGTGAACGTGACGACACCGGGTCAAATCCACCACATCACCCCGCACGGCATTTCAGTCCAGAACATCCCCTTAACAGGAACAAATACCCAACACCAGGCACAGCTGCCGTCTGCACCAACCACCACCGCTCCACCCCTTCTCACACAGTCTACCCCTGCCAAGATGAGCAAG CCTCTCCAGCCCCAGGCCTTGACACCGAGCAGCCAGAGCAATCCGTCCATCCCTGCGTACACCTCTCCCCGCTCCCCGCCCATGCAGCTCCACCCACCACTCAGCGGGACCCCCACCGGTCCACCCATGCAGAACAACCAGCCTGTGGAGTTCAACCACGCCATCAACTACGTCAACAAGATCAAGAACCGCTTTCAGGGCCAGCCCGACATTTACAAAGCATTCCTGGAGATCCTGCACACGTACCAG AAGGAGCAGCGTAACGCAAAGGAGGCTGGAGGGAACTACACACCGGCTCTGACGGAGCAGGAGGTGTACGCTCAGGTAGCCAGGCTCTTCAAGAACCAAGAGGACCTGCTATCAGAGTTTGGGCAGTTTCTACCTGATGCCAACAGTTCATTG CTGTTAAATAAGACCACAGCTGAGAAGGCAGAGTCTGTACGGAACGACCACGGTGGCACCGCCAAAAAGATGCAGCTCAACAACAAACAGAGGCCCAATCAGAACGGCTGTCAGATCCGACGGCATCCAACTCCTGGGTCCACACCACCTGTTAAG AAGAAGCCCAAGTTACTGAATTTGAAAGATTCTTCAGTCACAGAAGCCAACAAGCATGGAGTCGGCACAGAATCTCTGTTCTTTGAGAAG GTGCGCAAAGCCTTGCGAAGTGCGGAGGCTTATGACAACTTCCTGCGGTGTCTGGTCATCTTTAATCAGGAGGTGATCTCCAGGGCTGAACTGGTGCAGCTGGTGCTGCCCTTCTTGGG AAAATTCCCAGAGCTGTTCAACTGGTTTAAGAACTTCTTGGGATATCGGGAAATGTCCCACATCGAAACATACCCAAAGGAACGGGCCACCGAGGGCATCGCCATGGAGATCGATTATGCCTCCTGTAAGAGACTAGGCTCCAGTTACAGAGCTCTGCCCAAAAGCTACCAGCAGCCCAAATGCACTGGGAGAACTCCACTTTGTaaagag GTCCTAAATGACACCTGGGTGTCCTTCCCCTCCTGGTCTGAGGACTCAACGTTTGTCAGCTCCAAGAAGACCCAGTACGAGGAGCATATCTACAGATGTGAGGACGAGCGCTTTGAG TTGGATGTTGTATTGGAAACCAACCTGGCCACCATCAGAGCCTTGGAAACGGTGCAACGCAAGTTGTCCCGCATGTCTGCTGAGGAGCAGGCCAAGTTCCGCTTGGACAACACACTGGGTGGCTCCTCTGAGGTTGTTCACCGCAAGGCCATCCAGAGGATATACGGAGACAAAGCGCCTGACATCATCGACGGTCTTAAGAAAAACCCTGCAGCTTCTGTTCCCCTCGTGTTAAAGAG GTTAAAGACAAAGGAGGACGAGTGGCGGGAAGCCCAGCGAGGCTTCAACAAGATATGGAGGGAGACGAACGAGAAGTATTACCTCAAGTCTCTCGACCATCAAGGCATCAACTTCAAACAGAATGACACCAAAGTGCTTCGATCCAAGTCCCTGCTAAATGAAATCGAAAGCATCTATGATGAg CGTCAGGAGCAGGCCTCAGAGGAAAACACCGGTCCACCCATAGGACCTCACCTGACACTGGCCTATGAGGACAGTCAGATCCTGGAGGACGCAGCAGCACTCATCATTCACCATGTCAAGCGGCAGACGAGCATTCAGAAGGAGGAAAAATACAAGATCAAACAGATCATCTACCACTTTGTCCCCGACATGCTGTTCTCCCAGCGCGGCGAGCTCTcggaggtagaggaggaagaggaggaggaggaggagatggatcTGGAGGAAGGAGCTTCCAAAAAGCACAACGGCGTCCCCGGCAGCGGGAGCCCCTCCAAGGCCAAGTTGCTTTTCAGCAACACAGCAGCGCAGAAGCTGCGCGGCTGCGACGACGCCTACAACCTCTTCTACGTCAACAACAACTGGTACATCTTCCTGCGACTGCACCAGACGCTGTGCTCGCGCCTGCTGAGGCTGTACGGGCAGGCTGAGCGACAGATcgaggaggaggtcagagaaCGAGACTGGGAGAAGGAGGTCCTGGGACTCAAGAAGGAGAAGAACGACAATCCAGCCATCCAGCTGAGACTGAAGGAGCCCA TGGAAATTGAGGTGGAGGATTACTACTCAGCCTTCTTGGAGATGGTTAGAAATCATCTGGATGGAAACATGGACGCTTCCCAGTACGAGGACTCTCTGAGGGAAATGTTCACCATCAACGCCTACATCGCCTTCACAATGGACAAGCTCATCCAAAGCATCGTCCGGCAG CTTCAGCACATGGTGAGCGACGAGATCTGCGTCCAAGTCACAGACCTCTACCTGGCAGAGAGCGCCAACGGGGCCAGCGGAGGAACCATGTCCACCCAGTCTTCAAGGAGCTCTGCTGAGTCCATGTACCAGCGGAAAGCTGAACAGCTTATGTCTGACGAGAACTGCTTCAAG GTGATGTTTTTGAGAAACCGGGGGCAGGTGCAGCTCATGGTGGAGCTActggacacagaggaggagaactCAGACGAGCCCATGGAGGCTGAG CGTTGGTCGGATTATGTTGGACGCTACTTAAACCCAGACTCCACCACGCCTGAGTTGAGGGAGCACCTCGCTCAGAAGCCCGTTTTTCTTACCAG GAATTTGAGACGGATCAGAAAGTACCAGAAAGGCCGAGAGCAGCTGGACAAGGAGGCCTGCGAGGGCGGCAAGAAATCcctggaaaaagagaaaatggagTGTATGTTCAAGCTCAACTCTTATAAGATGGTCTACGTCTTCAAGTCGGAGGATTATATGTACCGACGCACTGCCCTGCTGCGAGCTCACCAG tcACATGAGAGGGTGAGCACGCGGCTGCACAATCGCTTCCAGGCCTGGGTGGATGCCTGGGCCAAGGTGAACGTCACCCGTGACATGGGCTCCGAGACCAACAAGTGGCTGATGGGTGAACGGCGTGAAGGCCTATTACCTTGCACCAC